GGCAGGGAAAGCTGCTTGTTCATCGGTGTATTGCTTCATGTTTTCTTCTTCAAGCATAAAATCAATAAACAACTGAGCTTCTTCTGGGTGTTCCGATTCTTCCAGTGTTGCAAATAGCACATCGACCCCTGAAACTAAATCATTTTCGTCCGGCTCATTTGTAACCGGCATAGGAAATACCCCTAAATCTAGGTCCGGGTTCACCTCTAAAAGCTCTGGGACAGCCCAGTTTCCTTGCAGATAAATAACCCCTTCCCCATTAGCAAAAGCATTGTTGCCGTCATCATAGCCAATACCAAAGGTGCGGTCATGGCCATATTCCAACAGAGTCAGCATTTTATCCGCTACTTCTTGATAATCTTGTTGAAAGCTTGCTTCATCGTTGTTTTTCTTTTGAGCAAATTGCTCCGGCTCCAAATTGCCTGCTACCGCATTCCAGGCAATCATGCCAGTCCATGCTTCTTGAAGGGTAAAATAAATCGGTATTTCTCCTTCTTCTTTTGCTTTGTCTAAAATTTCAATAAATTCATCCCACGTTTTTGGCGGTTCCACCCCAAGCTGTTCGAATTTTTCTTTGTTGTAAATTACTGTATTGGCATTGGTCGCATAGGGGACACCATAGGTTCCACCTGGCTCCTTTTCTGTTAGGTCATCCAGCATCTCTAGATAGGCAGGCTGAATATCTTCTATTAACCCGCTGTCACTGTAGTCTTTTAATATCCCAGCGTCTGCGAGTTCACCATATAAAGCGCTTCCAGCAATGGCCAGCATATCCGGCATATCATCTTTTACAAGCCTAGTCCGTAAAATCGTCTCTGCTTCCGGCGGTGCGTATAAATCCACTTTAATATTCGGATGCTTTTCTTCAAATTTCTCGATTAAGCTTTGATACGTCCCAATATTCTCTACTTTATTTGAAAACAATTCTAGCTCCACTTGTCCATCGT
This DNA window, taken from Alteribacillus bidgolensis, encodes the following:
- a CDS encoding ABC transporter substrate-binding protein encodes the protein MWKKGGFLFSFMAAMLLAACGESSGDDGQVELELFSNKVENIGTYQSLIEKFEEKHPNIKVDLYAPPEAETILRTRLVKDDMPDMLAIAGSALYGELADAGILKDYSDSGLIEDIQPAYLEMLDDLTEKEPGGTYGVPYATNANTVIYNKEKFEQLGVEPPKTWDEFIEILDKAKEEGEIPIYFTLQEAWTGMIAWNAVAGNLEPEQFAQKKNNDEASFQQDYQEVADKMLTLLEYGHDRTFGIGYDDGNNAFANGEGVIYLQGNWAVPELLEVNPDLDLGVFPMPVTNEPDENDLVSGVDVLFATLEESEHPEEAQLFIDFMLEEENMKQYTDEQAAFPALEGVYEDDPVLGGIRENFEEGRITSFPDHYYPPGIGAENLIQEFYIQKDKERFLQKMDNEWEKVERRY